One genomic window of Nicotiana sylvestris chromosome 10, ASM39365v2, whole genome shotgun sequence includes the following:
- the LOC104210976 gene encoding protein IQ-DOMAIN 18-like isoform X2, with the protein MGKTGGSSWLGLMKKAFRSPVKENDMRNSRRREDAELEEEEEEEEEEEEEEKRGKRRWIFRPKPTLHETTIHHNQEENTATTISSSVSTGNSLPENTDLKQRRAIEVAMATTAAAEAAVATAQAAMNIIRLTRPTLLVRQQRAILNIQTAFRGYLARKALRALKGVVKLQALIRGHNVRKRAKITLQCMQSLVRVQTQVCDQRRRLSCEGISCGSTFRKSKIILDLHLSDTSTNQASTANYRYDHSHALEKVEALLQKAKEAAKQRENTLAFAFSQKMWTANKDEDASSNKELDEDLRVFHRTDVRNGRTLSRASFDQPRDRIKNIEVDTTCSYSDSDYDFWRLQNQFYQDEQQKLCSYAVPSPLRGVQQNLPIHSRFTPTSKMKNILVHSASPRCKREERSHPMTLLSRRANEPNYMAATASAKARERSHSAPRRMPLTPEREKTSTAKKRLSFPIQGTSNEIVNSDQHLDHRLVSPGWKSVPTEPFGIDH; encoded by the exons ATGGGGAAGACTGGAGGGAGTTCTTGGTTAGGCTTAATGAAGAAGGCTTTTAGATCACCTGTCAAAGAGAATGATATGAGAAACAGTAGAAGAAGAGAAGATGCTGAgctagaggaagaagaagaagaagaagaagaagaagaagaagaagaaaag AGGGGAAAACGGCGATGGATCTTCCGACCGAAGCCTACGCTTCATGAAACAACAATTCATCACAATCAAGAAGAAAACACTGCCACCACCATCTCTTCGAGTGTAAGCACAGGAAATTCATTGCCAGAGAATACTGATTTGAAGCAAAGACGGGCAATAGAAGTAGCAATGGCTACTACAGCGGCTGCTGAGGCAGCAGTTGCTACAGCACAAGCGGCTATGAACATAATTCGACTCACAAGACCAACACTTTTAGTTAGACAACAGCGTGCCATTCTGAACATTCAGACAGCATTCAGAGGATACTTG GCTAGGAAAGCACTTCGGGCTCTCAAGGGTGTGGTAAAGTTGCAAGCGTTAATAAGAGGGCACAATGTCCGAAAGCGAGCAAAAATTACACTCCAGTGCATGCAATCTCTTGTTCGAGTGCAAACTCAGGTGTGTGATCAACGAAGAAGGTTATCCTGTGAAGGAATTAGTTGTGGTTCCACTTTCAGAAAGTCAAAAATCATTCTCGATCTTCATCTCAGTGACACT TCTACAAATCAAGCTAGCACTGCGAACTACAGATATGATCACTCACATGCACTAGAGAAAGTTGAAGCTTTGTTGCAAAAAGCAAAGGAAGCTGCTAAACAACGCGAAAATACTCTGGCTTTTGCCTTCTCTCAGAAG ATGTGGACAGCGAATAAAGATGAAGACGCAAGTAGCAACAAAGAGCTTGACGAGGATCTGAGAGTTTTCCACAGGACAGATGTGAGAAATGGCAGAACTCTCAGCAGAGCTTCGTTTGATCAGCCAAGGGACCGCATAAAGAATATTGAAGTTGACACAACATGCTCTTATTCTGACTCAGATTATGATTTTTGGAGATTGCAAAATCAGTTTTATCAGGACGAGCAACAGAAGTTGTGTTCATATGCGGTCCCTTCTCCTCTCCGTGGAGTACAACAAAATCTACCGATACATTCACGCTTCACACCAACATCTAAGATGAAAAATATCCTAGTTCATTCAGCGAGCCCCCGCTGCAAAAGGGAAGAGAGGAGCCACCCGATGACTCTTCTCTCCCGTAGAGCGAATGAGCCAAATTACATGGCAGCTACTGCATCAGCCAAGGCTAGAGAACGGTCACATAGTGCTCCGAGGCGGATGCCTTTAACTCCAGAGAGAGAAAAAACTAGCACAGCAAAGAAACGCCTATCTTTCCCTATTCAAGGAACATCAAATGAGATTGTTAATAGTGATCAACATTTAGATCATAGATTGGTGAGCCCTGGATGGAAGAGTGTACCTACAGAACCATTTGGCATCGATCATTAG
- the LOC104210976 gene encoding protein IQ-DOMAIN 18-like isoform X1, giving the protein MGKTGGSSWLGLMKKAFRSPVKENDMRNSRRREDAELEEEEEEEEEEEEEEKKRGKRRWIFRPKPTLHETTIHHNQEENTATTISSSVSTGNSLPENTDLKQRRAIEVAMATTAAAEAAVATAQAAMNIIRLTRPTLLVRQQRAILNIQTAFRGYLARKALRALKGVVKLQALIRGHNVRKRAKITLQCMQSLVRVQTQVCDQRRRLSCEGISCGSTFRKSKIILDLHLSDTSTNQASTANYRYDHSHALEKVEALLQKAKEAAKQRENTLAFAFSQKMWTANKDEDASSNKELDEDLRVFHRTDVRNGRTLSRASFDQPRDRIKNIEVDTTCSYSDSDYDFWRLQNQFYQDEQQKLCSYAVPSPLRGVQQNLPIHSRFTPTSKMKNILVHSASPRCKREERSHPMTLLSRRANEPNYMAATASAKARERSHSAPRRMPLTPEREKTSTAKKRLSFPIQGTSNEIVNSDQHLDHRLVSPGWKSVPTEPFGIDH; this is encoded by the exons ATGGGGAAGACTGGAGGGAGTTCTTGGTTAGGCTTAATGAAGAAGGCTTTTAGATCACCTGTCAAAGAGAATGATATGAGAAACAGTAGAAGAAGAGAAGATGCTGAgctagaggaagaagaagaagaagaagaagaagaagaagaagaagaaaag AAGAGGGGAAAACGGCGATGGATCTTCCGACCGAAGCCTACGCTTCATGAAACAACAATTCATCACAATCAAGAAGAAAACACTGCCACCACCATCTCTTCGAGTGTAAGCACAGGAAATTCATTGCCAGAGAATACTGATTTGAAGCAAAGACGGGCAATAGAAGTAGCAATGGCTACTACAGCGGCTGCTGAGGCAGCAGTTGCTACAGCACAAGCGGCTATGAACATAATTCGACTCACAAGACCAACACTTTTAGTTAGACAACAGCGTGCCATTCTGAACATTCAGACAGCATTCAGAGGATACTTG GCTAGGAAAGCACTTCGGGCTCTCAAGGGTGTGGTAAAGTTGCAAGCGTTAATAAGAGGGCACAATGTCCGAAAGCGAGCAAAAATTACACTCCAGTGCATGCAATCTCTTGTTCGAGTGCAAACTCAGGTGTGTGATCAACGAAGAAGGTTATCCTGTGAAGGAATTAGTTGTGGTTCCACTTTCAGAAAGTCAAAAATCATTCTCGATCTTCATCTCAGTGACACT TCTACAAATCAAGCTAGCACTGCGAACTACAGATATGATCACTCACATGCACTAGAGAAAGTTGAAGCTTTGTTGCAAAAAGCAAAGGAAGCTGCTAAACAACGCGAAAATACTCTGGCTTTTGCCTTCTCTCAGAAG ATGTGGACAGCGAATAAAGATGAAGACGCAAGTAGCAACAAAGAGCTTGACGAGGATCTGAGAGTTTTCCACAGGACAGATGTGAGAAATGGCAGAACTCTCAGCAGAGCTTCGTTTGATCAGCCAAGGGACCGCATAAAGAATATTGAAGTTGACACAACATGCTCTTATTCTGACTCAGATTATGATTTTTGGAGATTGCAAAATCAGTTTTATCAGGACGAGCAACAGAAGTTGTGTTCATATGCGGTCCCTTCTCCTCTCCGTGGAGTACAACAAAATCTACCGATACATTCACGCTTCACACCAACATCTAAGATGAAAAATATCCTAGTTCATTCAGCGAGCCCCCGCTGCAAAAGGGAAGAGAGGAGCCACCCGATGACTCTTCTCTCCCGTAGAGCGAATGAGCCAAATTACATGGCAGCTACTGCATCAGCCAAGGCTAGAGAACGGTCACATAGTGCTCCGAGGCGGATGCCTTTAACTCCAGAGAGAGAAAAAACTAGCACAGCAAAGAAACGCCTATCTTTCCCTATTCAAGGAACATCAAATGAGATTGTTAATAGTGATCAACATTTAGATCATAGATTGGTGAGCCCTGGATGGAAGAGTGTACCTACAGAACCATTTGGCATCGATCATTAG